In a single window of the Pontibacter russatus genome:
- a CDS encoding ThuA domain-containing protein produces MKLLLSLAFFCFLLAAPCASAQPAGKVNWKDVTVLVYTKNGKGYVHDNIPSAVKAIQKLGQEQGFKVDVTDDPAVFTENKLKKYTFLLFPSTNNDVFDTDEQRLAFRRYIEAGGGFVGLHSVTGTERNWKWFKMLVGGTFDWHVPFMSFKINTIEPGHPTMQGLPTVWEREDECYFTKEMYPGINVLMAHDLSSFDQKQQEEIKKHTGSFANYFPAAWYQHFDGGTVWVTTLGHDKKSYQDPTYLRHVLQGMHFVASQSGKLDFKKAYATSRDTPLKFAKADEIN; encoded by the coding sequence ATGAAACTCCTCTTAAGTTTAGCCTTCTTTTGTTTTTTATTAGCTGCGCCATGTGCCAGTGCGCAGCCTGCCGGTAAGGTTAACTGGAAAGATGTGACGGTGCTGGTCTATACCAAGAACGGGAAAGGCTATGTACACGACAACATCCCCAGCGCCGTGAAGGCCATACAGAAGTTGGGGCAGGAGCAGGGATTTAAGGTAGACGTTACCGACGACCCGGCCGTTTTTACAGAGAACAAGCTGAAAAAATACACCTTCCTGCTGTTTCCCAGCACCAACAACGACGTTTTCGACACGGATGAGCAGCGGCTGGCTTTCCGACGGTATATAGAGGCCGGAGGGGGATTCGTTGGCCTGCACTCCGTTACCGGCACCGAGCGCAACTGGAAATGGTTTAAGATGCTGGTGGGCGGCACCTTCGACTGGCACGTTCCCTTCATGTCGTTTAAGATAAATACCATTGAGCCGGGCCACCCGACGATGCAGGGCCTCCCGACGGTGTGGGAGCGGGAAGACGAGTGTTATTTCACGAAAGAGATGTACCCGGGCATCAACGTGCTGATGGCGCACGATTTGAGCTCATTTGACCAGAAGCAGCAGGAGGAAATCAAAAAGCACACGGGCTCTTTCGCCAATTACTTCCCGGCAGCCTGGTATCAGCACTTCGACGGCGGCACTGTGTGGGTCACAACCCTGGGCCACGACAAGAAAAGCTACCAGGACCCCACCTACCTCAGGCATGTGCTCCAGGGGATGCATTTTGTGGCCAGCCAATCCGGGAAGCTCGATTTCAAAAAGGCCTATGCCACTTCCAGGGATACTCCTCTGAAGTTCGCCAAAGCCGATGAAATAAACTAA
- a CDS encoding putative oxidoreductase C-terminal domain-containing protein: MLKGTFTFTLQALLLSLMVSCSTKTQEADTAHDKAAATSSGDIKLMILDPGHFHAALVQKTMYENVDSVVHVYAPAGDDVQGYLSIVESYNTRPENPTAWKQVVYTGEDYLRKMLAEKPGNVVVLAGNNQKKTEYIKTSVDAGLNVLADKPMAIDTESFELLKEAFASAKENDVLLYDIMTERYEITTMLQRELSMLPEVFGTLQKGTPADPAITKESVHHFFKYVSGMPLKRPAWFFDVTQEGEGIVDVTTHLVDLVQWECFPEQVIDYEQDINITGARRWATELTPDKFRQVTKTAAYPAYLTKDMGKDSLLAVYSNGEINYQIKGVNAKVSVIWNYQAPEGAGDTHFSMMKGTKANLVIRQGKEQNYKPQLFIEPARGTDMSAFEKALKANLATIQQKYPGVDVQKSGNAWTVVVPESYHNGHEAHFGQVTEKYLQYLAEGKMPDWEVPNMIAKYYTTTKALEIAKQTGNQASRK; the protein is encoded by the coding sequence ATGCTAAAAGGGACCTTCACCTTCACACTGCAGGCATTACTTTTATCGCTGATGGTTTCATGCTCCACTAAAACGCAGGAAGCGGATACGGCCCATGACAAGGCCGCTGCGACATCATCCGGAGATATAAAACTCATGATCCTGGACCCGGGGCACTTCCATGCGGCGCTGGTACAGAAGACGATGTATGAGAATGTGGACTCGGTGGTACACGTATATGCCCCCGCAGGAGACGACGTGCAGGGCTACCTCAGCATCGTCGAGTCTTACAACACCCGCCCCGAAAATCCGACCGCATGGAAACAGGTGGTATATACCGGGGAGGATTACCTCCGGAAAATGCTGGCAGAAAAGCCGGGCAATGTGGTGGTGCTGGCCGGGAACAACCAGAAAAAGACAGAGTATATCAAAACCTCGGTAGACGCCGGCCTGAACGTGCTGGCCGACAAGCCCATGGCCATCGACACGGAGAGCTTTGAGCTGCTAAAGGAGGCTTTCGCATCAGCCAAAGAAAACGACGTGCTGCTCTACGACATCATGACGGAGCGCTACGAGATTACCACCATGCTGCAACGGGAGCTTTCCATGCTGCCCGAGGTGTTCGGAACGCTGCAGAAAGGCACCCCCGCTGACCCGGCTATCACGAAAGAGAGCGTACATCATTTCTTCAAATACGTTTCGGGCATGCCGCTGAAGCGCCCGGCCTGGTTTTTTGACGTGACCCAGGAGGGAGAGGGCATTGTGGATGTGACAACGCACCTGGTGGATCTGGTGCAATGGGAATGCTTCCCGGAGCAGGTTATTGATTATGAACAGGATATAAACATAACGGGCGCCCGCCGCTGGGCGACAGAGCTTACCCCCGACAAGTTCAGACAAGTGACCAAAACAGCCGCCTACCCGGCTTACCTTACAAAGGATATGGGAAAGGACAGCCTGCTTGCCGTGTATTCCAACGGCGAGATCAACTACCAGATAAAGGGCGTGAACGCCAAGGTGTCGGTTATATGGAATTACCAGGCGCCTGAAGGAGCCGGTGACACGCACTTCTCCATGATGAAAGGCACGAAAGCCAATCTGGTCATTCGCCAGGGGAAGGAACAGAATTACAAACCGCAGCTCTTTATTGAGCCAGCCAGGGGTACGGATATGAGTGCATTCGAAAAAGCTTTAAAAGCAAACCTGGCTACCATACAGCAGAAATACCCTGGGGTAGACGTGCAAAAATCCGGAAATGCCTGGACCGTTGTGGTGCCGGAGTCCTATCACAACGGACACGAAGCGCACTTCGGACAGGTAACGGAGAAGTATCTGCAGTATCTGGCCGAAGGCAAAATGCCGGATTGGGAAGTGCCTAACATGATTGCCAAATATTACACCACAACCAAGGCACTGGAAATAGCCAAACAGACGGGCAATCAGGCTTCCAGGAAATAG
- a CDS encoding LacI family DNA-binding transcriptional regulator, with protein sequence MHKDITIYDIAKGVGVSPTTVSRALNDHPAVNKKTKQRISEKAAQLGYRSNLFASNLRRQRTHTIGVIVPLLNSSFQSSVMAGMEKVATAAGYNLIITQSMGTVGKEVANAKTMYNSRVDGLLVSLAHDTGNIDHFEPFFRKGIPVLFYDRVAEHKQSTSIIIDNVQAAYKATTHLIEQGCRNIAHITGNLKVNVYADRLKGYKYALIDHNLPFRESLVITNGLTEEDGIKAAGEILELKPRPDGIFVSNDFCAVNCMKALKQAGVAVPGDIAIVGFNNDPIARVVEPSLTTINYPGYEMGEVAVRSLINYLDGLSDNSIPNTVTLRSELIVRESSLKMKPEKQPAAAPPL encoded by the coding sequence ATGCACAAGGACATCACCATATATGATATCGCGAAAGGGGTGGGCGTGTCGCCCACTACCGTGAGCAGGGCCCTGAACGACCATCCCGCCGTCAACAAGAAAACGAAGCAGCGGATATCTGAGAAGGCCGCCCAGCTGGGGTACCGGTCCAACCTGTTTGCCAGCAACCTGCGGCGGCAGCGTACCCATACCATCGGCGTGATAGTGCCGCTCCTCAACAGCAGCTTCCAGTCGTCGGTGATGGCGGGGATGGAGAAAGTGGCGACGGCGGCAGGCTACAACCTGATCATCACCCAGTCGATGGGAACGGTGGGCAAGGAGGTGGCGAACGCCAAAACGATGTACAACAGCAGGGTGGACGGCCTGCTGGTGTCGCTGGCGCACGACACGGGCAACATCGACCATTTCGAGCCCTTTTTCCGGAAAGGGATTCCGGTGCTGTTCTACGACCGGGTGGCCGAGCACAAGCAAAGCACCAGCATTATCATAGACAATGTGCAGGCGGCCTACAAAGCCACCACGCACCTGATAGAGCAGGGCTGCCGGAACATTGCGCACATCACCGGCAACCTGAAAGTCAATGTTTACGCCGACAGGCTCAAGGGCTATAAATACGCGCTGATAGACCACAACCTGCCTTTCCGGGAGTCGCTGGTGATCACAAACGGCCTGACGGAGGAGGACGGCATCAAAGCCGCCGGGGAGATACTGGAGCTGAAGCCGCGTCCGGACGGCATCTTCGTCTCGAACGACTTCTGCGCCGTGAACTGCATGAAGGCCCTGAAGCAGGCGGGCGTGGCCGTGCCGGGAGATATAGCCATCGTGGGGTTCAACAACGACCCGATCGCCAGGGTGGTGGAGCCGAGCCTTACCACCATCAACTACCCCGGCTACGAGATGGGCGAGGTGGCCGTGCGCAGTCTCATAAACTACCTGGACGGGCTCTCAGACAACAGCATACCCAACACGGTTACCCTGCGGTCTGAATTGATCGTGCGGGAGTCGTCCCTGAAAATGAAGCCGGAGAAGCAGCCGGCAGCCGCCCCGCCTCTGTAG
- a CDS encoding RagB/SusD family nutrient uptake outer membrane protein, whose protein sequence is MKSIYIKSISTLLLTSISTFGLTSCEEEFLEPKPLSSYAPEHTLTNAAGMQAALVAGLRNMRYEWYGDSPPIVTELIFSDVAVEGTTDKSGPAQDLNLQITPDANLNSTDTNKIGWFWYEGFKGIKYANSVITRIDEVTFESEEEKNAILGTAYFHRAYRYYRLVHQFGDVPLVLQEFEKPKLDFYTTDRKVILQKMKEDLEFAEQWVPETADRGQVPKGAVSHLLTKVNLALGLFDDAIASASNVINGPYSLMTSRFGVDRNDPAKNVVWDLHRPENKALSDNREAILLVIDRLALEGNLDGGIQSMRNAVPYWHSSVLQTPGGNKGTSDKVNIPIDQVSKYGRGIGRVRATWYSTHDLWKMDDTDLRHAEGNWMDMEDLVYNNPDLVKAGDPWYGQNLQKFRSDGARTTGDTIRTWFSWPHYKLFVSDPERVQAAGGHTDWYVFRLAETLLLRAEAYYWKGDLASAAADINAVRTRAEAVPITEADVNIGTILDERARELYYEEPRKTELTRMSYIFAMTGKPAYNGKSYNLENFSQDNFFYDRVMEKNEFYNKGVMTIHGDEYTMSPYHVLWPIPRNAIVANTQGQINQNFGYSGYENNLPPLTDIPEPE, encoded by the coding sequence ATGAAAAGTATATATATAAAGTCAATCTCCACCTTGCTCCTGACAAGCATCTCTACTTTTGGGCTTACCAGTTGTGAGGAAGAATTCCTAGAGCCGAAGCCCCTGTCTTCTTATGCCCCTGAACATACCCTTACGAACGCAGCGGGTATGCAGGCGGCATTGGTGGCTGGCCTGCGGAACATGCGATATGAGTGGTATGGCGACAGCCCGCCCATTGTTACAGAGCTTATCTTTTCGGATGTGGCAGTGGAGGGCACTACCGACAAATCAGGTCCGGCACAGGACCTGAACCTGCAGATCACGCCGGACGCCAACCTGAACAGCACGGACACGAACAAGATAGGCTGGTTTTGGTACGAAGGCTTTAAGGGTATAAAGTATGCCAACTCGGTCATCACCAGGATTGATGAGGTAACGTTCGAGTCAGAGGAGGAAAAAAACGCCATTCTGGGAACTGCCTATTTCCACCGGGCCTACCGGTACTACAGGCTGGTCCACCAGTTCGGGGACGTGCCCTTGGTATTGCAGGAGTTTGAAAAACCTAAGCTGGACTTCTATACCACAGACCGCAAGGTGATCCTGCAAAAGATGAAAGAGGATCTGGAGTTTGCGGAGCAATGGGTACCAGAAACTGCTGACAGAGGGCAGGTTCCGAAAGGGGCGGTCAGCCATTTGCTGACGAAGGTGAACCTGGCCTTAGGTCTGTTTGATGATGCCATCGCGTCGGCATCGAACGTGATAAACGGCCCTTACAGCCTCATGACCAGCCGTTTCGGAGTAGACAGAAACGACCCGGCCAAAAACGTGGTTTGGGATCTGCACCGCCCCGAGAACAAGGCGCTCAGTGACAACCGGGAAGCCATCTTGTTGGTGATTGACAGGCTGGCGCTGGAAGGCAATCTTGATGGCGGTATCCAGAGCATGCGAAATGCGGTTCCTTACTGGCATAGCAGCGTGTTACAGACACCCGGCGGTAATAAAGGGACCAGCGATAAAGTAAACATACCCATTGACCAGGTCAGTAAATACGGCAGGGGAATCGGCAGGGTCCGCGCAACCTGGTATTCTACGCACGACTTATGGAAAATGGATGACACGGACCTGCGCCATGCCGAAGGAAACTGGATGGATATGGAAGACCTGGTTTATAACAATCCTGACCTGGTGAAAGCCGGTGACCCCTGGTATGGCCAAAACCTGCAGAAGTTCAGAAGCGACGGAGCCCGGACTACCGGCGACACCATCCGGACCTGGTTCTCCTGGCCGCATTACAAGCTATTCGTCTCCGATCCGGAGCGGGTACAGGCTGCCGGCGGCCATACTGACTGGTACGTGTTCCGGCTTGCCGAAACCCTCCTCCTAAGAGCAGAGGCTTATTATTGGAAAGGCGATCTGGCCAGTGCGGCAGCTGATATCAACGCCGTGAGAACCCGCGCCGAGGCGGTGCCCATCACTGAGGCCGATGTGAACATCGGAACCATCCTGGATGAGCGGGCGAGGGAACTGTACTACGAGGAACCCAGGAAAACGGAGCTGACGCGTATGTCCTATATCTTTGCCATGACGGGAAAGCCTGCCTATAACGGCAAGTCCTACAACCTGGAGAACTTCTCCCAGGACAATTTCTTCTATGACAGGGTGATGGAAAAGAATGAATTCTACAACAAGGGCGTTATGACCATCCACGGCGACGAGTATACCATGAGCCCCTACCATGTGCTGTGGCCTATCCCGAGGAATGCGATTGTTGCAAACACCCAAGGGCAGATAAATCAGAACTTTGGTTATTCAGGCTACGAGAACAACCTTCCTCCTCTTACCGATATACCGGAGCCGGAATAA
- the uxuA gene encoding mannonate dehydratase translates to MKMRQTWRWFGPQDPVTLQDIKQTGAEGIVSALHHIPHGEVWPVAEIQKRKAEIEAAGLTWDVVESVTIHESIKTRTGNYQHYIDLYKASLRNIAACGIRTVTYNFMPVNDWTRTDLDMVMPDGSRALYFNWFDLAVFDVHILKRKNAAQDYSQAVLQEAESRFKRYTQEQLDYLVNIVMFGIPGEKKQTLEQMREKLEWYQAIDRDALRENLRHFLREIIPVAEELGLKMAIHPDDPPFNILGLPRIVSTADDLRYILSAVPGKSNGICFCTGSLGASAQNDLVQMAREAGDRIHFVHLRNVSKDAHGNFFEDDHLGGDVDMYAVMKEILSIQQGLSEPIPFRPDHGHQMLDDLNKVTNPGYSCIGRMRGLAELRGLQEGICRSEGW, encoded by the coding sequence ATGAAAATGCGGCAAACGTGGCGCTGGTTCGGCCCCCAGGATCCGGTAACACTACAGGATATAAAACAAACCGGGGCCGAGGGAATCGTATCAGCCCTGCACCATATACCCCACGGGGAGGTGTGGCCGGTGGCGGAAATACAAAAGCGCAAAGCCGAGATAGAGGCGGCCGGGCTGACCTGGGATGTCGTTGAAAGCGTAACCATCCACGAGTCCATCAAAACGCGCACCGGGAATTACCAACACTACATCGATCTATACAAAGCGTCGCTGCGCAACATCGCGGCCTGCGGCATCAGGACAGTGACCTACAACTTCATGCCGGTAAACGACTGGACGCGCACCGACCTGGACATGGTAATGCCTGACGGCTCCAGGGCGCTGTATTTTAACTGGTTTGATCTGGCCGTGTTCGATGTCCATATACTGAAGCGAAAGAATGCGGCGCAGGACTACAGCCAGGCGGTTTTGCAGGAGGCGGAGAGCAGGTTTAAGCGGTACACGCAGGAGCAACTGGACTATCTGGTGAACATCGTCATGTTCGGGATTCCGGGGGAGAAAAAGCAGACCCTGGAGCAGATGCGCGAAAAACTGGAATGGTATCAGGCCATCGACCGGGACGCGCTGCGCGAGAACCTGAGGCATTTCCTGCGGGAGATCATACCTGTCGCAGAGGAGCTGGGCCTTAAGATGGCTATCCACCCCGATGATCCTCCCTTTAATATTTTAGGCCTGCCCCGCATCGTGAGCACAGCCGACGATTTGAGATATATTCTTTCCGCCGTGCCGGGCAAAAGCAACGGCATCTGTTTCTGCACCGGCTCGCTGGGGGCCAGTGCCCAGAACGACCTGGTGCAAATGGCGAGGGAAGCGGGCGACCGCATTCATTTCGTGCATTTGCGCAATGTGTCCAAGGATGCGCACGGCAACTTTTTTGAGGACGACCACCTGGGCGGCGATGTAGACATGTATGCCGTCATGAAAGAAATCCTGAGCATCCAGCAAGGGCTAAGCGAGCCGATTCCCTTCAGGCCGGACCACGGCCACCAGATGCTGGACGACCTGAATAAAGTCACCAACCCGGGCTACTCCTGCATCGGCCGGATGCGGGGGCTGGCAGAGCTGCGGGGCCTGCAGGAGGGCATCTGCCGCTCCGAGGGCTGGTAG
- a CDS encoding alpha-glucuronidase family glycosyl hydrolase, protein MIIKRLSIFYILLFLLAAQSSLAEDGYRLWLRYDQIKDAGKLKDYRKNISALVVEGDSPTLQVIEKELNIGLSGLLGKAIPVTDKLPKKGAVVAGTPETSPLIRSLDIKSKLQEVGEEGYLLLSTSLNGKKVTAIAANTEVGVLYGAFHFLRLLQTQQDINNLAISNSPETKHRVLNHWDNLDRTVERGYAGFSLWDWHKLPDYIDPRYIDYARANASIGINGTVLTNVNANALVLTEPYLIKTKALADAFRPYGLKVFLTARFSAPMEIGGLKTADPLDPQVQAWWKEKADEIYSHIPDFGGFLVKADSEGQPGPHNYKRTHAEGANMLADAVAPHGGIVMWRAFVYSHEAPDDRAKQAYNEFKPLDGKFRDNVLLQVKNGAIDFQPREPFHPLFGAMPETPLMMEFQITQEYLGQGTHLAYLAPMWEEVLDADTYAKGEGSTVADVVDGSLDNHSLSAMAGVANIGTDRNWTGHPFGQANWYAFGRLAWNPYLSSEEIAEEWVRMTFSNEEAVVQDIKNMMLNSHEAVVNYMTPLGLHHIMGWSHHYGPGPWIKDKHRADWTSVYYHKADENGIGFDRTASGSDALSQYFPPVEEKFSDPKTTPEKYLLWFHHLPWDYKTESGRTLWDEMALRYQAGVDSVRQMQRTWDALEGSVDPERFRHVKEYLAIQESDAEWWRDAVLLYFQTFSKRPLPAGVEKPAHTLEYYMQLDPKFVPGI, encoded by the coding sequence ATGATAATTAAACGCCTTTCTATTTTTTATATCCTGTTGTTCCTGCTGGCGGCCCAAAGCTCGCTTGCAGAGGACGGATACCGCCTGTGGCTGCGGTACGACCAGATCAAAGATGCCGGCAAGCTCAAAGACTACCGGAAAAACATTTCGGCGCTTGTGGTGGAAGGAGACTCCCCAACGCTGCAGGTAATTGAAAAGGAACTGAATATAGGGCTCTCGGGGCTGCTGGGGAAAGCCATACCCGTTACCGACAAGCTGCCGAAAAAGGGAGCGGTGGTGGCAGGAACGCCTGAAACCTCGCCCCTGATCCGCTCGCTGGATATAAAGTCCAAGCTACAGGAGGTGGGGGAGGAGGGCTACCTGCTGCTGTCCACCTCCCTCAACGGAAAGAAAGTGACGGCCATCGCGGCCAACACCGAGGTGGGCGTGCTGTACGGGGCCTTTCACTTCCTGCGGCTCCTGCAAACCCAGCAGGATATAAACAACCTTGCCATCAGCAACAGCCCCGAAACAAAGCACCGGGTGCTCAACCACTGGGACAACCTCGACAGAACGGTGGAACGGGGCTACGCCGGCTTCTCGCTCTGGGACTGGCACAAACTGCCGGATTATATCGATCCGCGCTATATAGACTATGCCCGCGCCAACGCCTCCATCGGCATCAACGGCACCGTGCTGACGAACGTGAACGCCAATGCGCTGGTGCTCACCGAGCCATACCTGATTAAAACCAAGGCGCTGGCCGATGCTTTCCGTCCCTACGGGCTGAAGGTGTTCCTGACCGCCCGGTTTAGTGCCCCCATGGAAATCGGCGGCCTGAAAACGGCGGACCCGCTGGACCCGCAGGTGCAGGCATGGTGGAAAGAAAAGGCAGATGAAATATACAGCCATATCCCTGACTTCGGCGGTTTTCTGGTAAAAGCCGACTCGGAAGGGCAGCCCGGTCCGCATAATTATAAACGGACACATGCCGAGGGCGCCAACATGCTGGCCGATGCCGTGGCTCCCCACGGCGGCATTGTGATGTGGCGCGCCTTTGTGTACAGCCACGAGGCGCCCGACGACCGGGCAAAGCAGGCTTACAACGAGTTCAAGCCGCTGGACGGCAAGTTCAGGGACAACGTGCTGCTGCAGGTGAAAAACGGCGCCATCGATTTTCAACCAAGGGAGCCTTTCCACCCGCTCTTCGGGGCCATGCCCGAAACGCCGCTCATGATGGAGTTCCAGATAACGCAGGAGTATTTGGGCCAGGGCACGCACCTGGCGTACCTCGCCCCCATGTGGGAGGAAGTGCTGGACGCCGACACCTACGCCAAAGGCGAAGGCTCTACCGTGGCGGATGTGGTGGACGGCAGCCTCGACAACCACTCTCTGTCTGCCATGGCCGGGGTAGCCAATATCGGCACAGACCGCAACTGGACCGGGCATCCCTTCGGGCAGGCCAACTGGTACGCCTTCGGCCGCCTGGCCTGGAACCCCTATCTCTCCTCCGAGGAAATAGCCGAAGAATGGGTGCGGATGACGTTCTCGAACGAAGAGGCGGTGGTGCAGGACATCAAAAACATGATGCTGAACTCGCATGAGGCCGTTGTGAACTATATGACCCCGCTCGGCCTGCACCACATCATGGGTTGGTCACATCACTACGGCCCCGGCCCCTGGATAAAGGACAAGCACCGCGCCGACTGGACCTCCGTGTACTACCACAAGGCCGATGAAAACGGAATTGGCTTCGACCGCACCGCATCGGGGAGCGATGCCCTGTCCCAGTATTTTCCGCCCGTGGAGGAGAAGTTCAGCGACCCGAAGACAACTCCTGAAAAATATCTGCTCTGGTTCCACCACCTGCCCTGGGATTACAAAACGGAGTCGGGGAGAACCCTGTGGGATGAAATGGCGCTCCGGTACCAGGCCGGGGTGGATAGCGTGCGGCAGATGCAGCGCACATGGGATGCGCTGGAGGGCAGCGTGGACCCGGAGCGTTTCAGGCATGTAAAGGAGTACCTGGCGATACAGGAAAGTGATGCCGAATGGTGGCGTGACGCCGTGCTACTCTACTTCCAGACCTTTTCAAAGAGGCCTTTGCCTGCAGGCGTGGAGAAACCGGCGCACACGCTGGAATACTATATGCAGTTAGATCCGAAATTTGTACCCGGTATATAA
- a CDS encoding SDR family NAD(P)-dependent oxidoreductase: MDKNPTAEQKVAIVTGGASGLGYAIVEKFVQSGIRTVVIGRNEEKMNAAREAFGALCATISFDLSNLQGIPELVESIAREYGRIDILVNNAGINMKKPFTEVSDDDFQKILLTNVNAVFALSREVVKVMQAQQKGSIVNISSMASQYGIPKVIAYTASKSAIEGMTRAMAVDLSPGGIRVNCVAPGFIATDMSAKALDNDPERKNKVLSRTPMGKLGTPADVAEAVYFFSTDASKYVTGTVLPVDGGNSIGF; the protein is encoded by the coding sequence ATGGACAAGAACCCCACAGCAGAACAAAAGGTAGCCATTGTTACAGGAGGAGCCTCCGGGCTTGGCTACGCGATCGTCGAGAAGTTTGTACAAAGCGGCATCCGCACCGTTGTCATCGGGCGGAACGAAGAGAAAATGAACGCGGCCAGGGAAGCCTTTGGCGCCCTTTGCGCCACCATCTCCTTCGACCTGAGCAACCTGCAGGGAATTCCGGAACTGGTGGAAAGCATCGCCAGGGAGTATGGCCGGATCGACATTCTGGTGAACAATGCCGGCATTAACATGAAAAAGCCATTCACAGAGGTTAGTGACGACGACTTCCAGAAGATTCTGCTGACAAACGTGAACGCTGTTTTTGCCTTGAGCCGGGAGGTGGTGAAAGTGATGCAGGCCCAGCAAAAAGGAAGCATCGTCAACATCAGTTCCATGGCCTCACAATATGGCATCCCGAAGGTAATCGCCTATACCGCGTCCAAATCTGCCATTGAGGGTATGACCCGGGCCATGGCGGTGGACCTGTCGCCGGGAGGCATTCGGGTGAACTGCGTGGCCCCCGGCTTTATCGCCACCGATATGTCGGCCAAAGCCCTGGACAATGACCCGGAGCGGAAAAACAAGGTGCTGTCCAGAACGCCGATGGGCAAACTCGGAACCCCGGCCGATGTGGCAGAGGCCGTTTACTTCTTCTCCACAGATGCCTCCAAATACGTGACTGGCACCGTGCTTCCCGTGGACGGCGGAAACTCCATCGGGTTTTAG